A region of Ornithorhynchus anatinus isolate Pmale09 chromosome 5, mOrnAna1.pri.v4, whole genome shotgun sequence DNA encodes the following proteins:
- the DISP3 gene encoding protein dispatched homolog 3: MDPEDEPLLQDAWLDEEREGEEDEEEEKEEEEEREAAAEACHRPQKGGWGPELCGPCGRRPQTPPPRLPASGFWSALGWAFTNPYCASLVLFLGCAVPTALAALMFLRYPTLDIDISYNAFEIRNHEASQRFDALALALKSQFGSWGRNRRDLADFTSETLQRLISEQLQQLRLGNASHLGSSSRLRRGVPTSDPGGPLPPKARVTDPEKDDRWATPAPRGFSANRSRLSWVVTAPFPGREPANRRGCHPHCEGPPLRGWTANRSGRLRRGASRWDYSRAYVSTNTQAHAHWRIELIFLARGDAEKNIFTTERLVTIHDIERKIMDHPGFREFCWKPHEVLKDLPLGSYSYCSPPSSLMTYFFPTERGGKIYYDGMGQDLADIRGSLELAMTHPEFYWYVDEGLSAENMKSSLLRSEILFGAPLPNYYSVEDRWEEQRTKFQSFVVTYVAMLAKQSTSKVQVLYGGTDLFDYEVRRTFNNDMLLAFISSSCIAALVYILTSCSVFLSFFGIASIGLSCLVALFLYHVVFGIQYLGILNGVAAFVIVGIGVDDVFVFINTYRQATHLRDPQLRMIHTIQTAGKATFFTSLTTAAAYAANIFSQIPAVHDFGLFMSLIVSCCWLAVLFTMPAALGIWSLYVSPLESSCQASCQHTCGKKSSLHLAEDVFLTWDTPGGSSQSSMPYLDDDIPLLSVEEESASLEVGDVPLVSVLPENLQQPPERGGRGQLINQLQELLHQWVLWAAVKSRWVIVGLFVAILILSLFFASRLRPASRAPLLFRPDTNIQVLLDLKYNLSAEGISCVTCSGLFQEKPHNLQNNIRTSLEKKKRGSGVPWGSRSEASQQDPQGTVYISKAKGQGRPAIYRFSLNASLPAPWQTVSPGEGEVPSFQVYRVPFANFTKKLTACVSTVGLLQQTNQRQWMMTSLSCDTKRGWKFDFSFYVAAKEQQRTRKLYFAQSHKPPFHGRVCVAPPGCLLSSSPDGPNKGFLYVPSEKAPKVRLSATYGFNPCVNTGCGKPAVRPLVDTGAMVFVVFGILGVNRTWSSDNHVIGDMGSVIYDDSFDLFKEIGHLCRLCKAIASNEELVKPGGAQCLPSGYSISSFLQMLHPECKNIPEPNLLPGQLSHGAVGVKEGKVQWISMAFESTTYKGKSSFQTYADYLRWEGFLQQQLQLFPEGSVLRRGFQTCEHWKQIFMEIIGVQSALYGLVLSLLICVAAVAVFTTHILLLLPVLLSILGIVCLVVTIMYWSGWEMGAVEAISLSILVGSSVDYCVHLVEGYLLAGENLPLQQTEDPSSCRQWRTLEAIRHVGVAIVSSAVTTVIATVPLFFCIIAPFAKFGKIVALNTGVSIVYTLTVSTALLGLMGPATFTRTRTSFLKALGAVLLTGVLGLVIGLAFLQSGFKIPLPSGTTL, from the exons ATGGACCCAGAGGACGAGCCTTTGTTGCAAGACGCGTGGctggatgaggagagagagggagaggaagatgaggaggaggaaaaagaggaagaggaggagagggaggcggctgCAGAGGCCTGCCACAGGCCCCAGAAGGGTGGGTGGGGCCCTGAGCTATGCGGGCCCTGTGGCCGGAGGCCCCAGACTCCACCCCCCCGGCTGCCGGCCTCGGGCTTCTGGAGCGCCCTAGGCTGGGCCTTCACCAACCCCTACTGTGCCAGTCTGGTGCTGTTCCTGGGGTGTGCCGTACCCACAGCCCTGGCCGCCCTGATGTTCCTGCGCTACCCGACCCTGGACATCGACATCTCCTATAACGCCTTTGAGATCCGCAACCACGAGGCCTCGCAGAGATTCGACGCCTTGGCCCTGGCTCTCAAGTCCCAGTTCGGCTCGTGGGGGCGGAACCGGCGAGACCTGGCGGACTTTACTTCCGAGACCCTCCAGCGGCTCATCTCTGAACAGCTGCAGCAGCTCCGCCTGGGCAACGCCTCCCATCTGGGCAGCAGCTCCCGGCTCCGGCGCGGGGTCCCGACCTCTGATCCCGGAGGGCCACTCCCACCGAAAGCCCGGGTCACCGATCCAGAGAAGGATGACCGGTGGGCCACCCCTGCTCCCCGAGGGTTCTCGGCCAATCGGAGCAGACTCTCCTGGGTCGTGACAGCGCCCTTTCCGGGACGGGAACCGGCCAACAGGAGAGGGTGCCATCCCCACTGTGAGGGTCCGCCCCTCAGAGGTTGGACGGCCAATCGGAGTGGGCGCCTCCGGCGGGGGGCCTCCCGGTGGGACTACTCCCGAGCCTACGTGAGCACCAACACCCAGGCTCATGCCCACTGGCGCATCGAGCTCATCTTCTTGGCCAGGGGCGATGCTGAGAAGAACATCTTCACCACAGAGAGGCTGGTCACCATCCACGATATCGAGCGGAAGATCATGGACCACCCTGGCTTCCGTGAGTTCTGCTGGAAGCCCCACGAGGTCCTCAAGGACCTGCCCCTGGGCTCCTACTCCTACTGCTCCCCGCCCAGTTCCCTCATGACCTACTTCTTCCCCACCGAGAGGGGTGGCAAGATCTACTACGACGGGATGGGACAGGATCTGGCCGACATCCGAG ggtCCCTGGAGTTGGCCATGACCCACCCGGAGTTCTACTGGTACGTGGACGAGGGGCTGTCGGCAGAGAACATGAAGAGCTCCCTCCTGCGCAGCGAGATCCTCTTTGGGGCGCCCCTCCCCAACTACTATTCGGTGGAGGATCGCTGGGAGGAGCAGCGCACCAAATTCCAGAGCTTCGTGGTCACCTACGTGGCCATGCTAGCCAAGCAGTCCACCAG CAAAGTCCAGGTGCTGTATGGAGGAACCGATCTGTTTGATTATGAAGTGAGGAGGACCTTCAACAATGACATGCTGTTGGCCTTCATCAGCAGCAGCTGCATCGCTGCCCTCGTCTATATCCTCACCTCCTGCTCAG TGTTCCTGTCATTCTTTGGGATCGCCAGCATTGGGCTGAGCTGCCTAGTGGCCCTTTTCCTCTACCATGTCGTGTTTGGAATCCAGTACCTGGGCATCCTCAATGGGGTGGCCGCCTTCGTCATCGTAGGGATCG GGGTGGACGATGTCTTCGTCTTCATCAACACGTACCGCCAGGCCACCCACCTGAGGGACCCCCAGCTGCGCATGATCCACACCATCCAGACGGCCGGCAAGGCCACCTTCTTCACGTCCCTGACCACGGCCGCCGCCTACGCTGCCAACATCTTCTCCCAG ATCCCGGCCGTCCACGACTTTGGTCTCTTTATGTCCCTCATTGTGTCCTGTTGCTGGTTGGCGGTGTTGTTCACCATGCCTGCGGCCCTGGGCATCTGGAGTCTATACGTGTCTCCGCTGGAGAGCTCCTGCCAGGCTAG CTGCCAGCACACATGCGGCAAGAAGAGCTCCCTCCATCTGGCTGAAGATGTGTTCCTCACCTGGGACACCCCGGGAGGGTCCTCTCAGAGCTCTATGCCCTACCTAGATGATGACATCCCCTTGCTGAGCGTGGAGGAAGAGTCAG CGTCTCTGGAGGTGGGGGATGTGCCCCTGGTGTCCGTGCTTCCCGAGAACCTGCAGCAGCCCCCTgagcggggcggccggggccagCTGATCAACCAGCTGCAGGAGCTGCTCCACCAGTGGGTGCTGTGGGCGGCAGTGAAGAGCCGCTGGGTGATCGTCG GACTGTTTGTCGCCATCCTCATCCTGTCGCTGTTCTTTGCCAGCCGGCTCCGCCCAGCGAGCCGGGCCCCTCTCCTCTTCCGTCCAGACACCAACATCCAGGTGCTGCTGGATCTGAAGTACAACCTGAGCGCTGAGGGCATCTCATGTGTCACCTGCTCAG GTCTGTTTCAGGAGAAGCCCCACAATCTGCAGAACAACATCAGGACTTCACTGGAGAAGAAGAAGCGGGGTTCCGGTGTGCCCTGGGGCAGCCGGAGTGAGGCTTCCCAGCAGG ACCCTCAGGGTACCGTGTACATCTCTAAGGCCAAAGGTCAAGGCAGACCAGCCATTTACAGGTTCTCTCTCAACGCCAGCCTGCCCGCACCGTGGCAGACGGTGTCCCCGGGGGAAGGAGAGGTGCCCTCCTTTCAG GTGTATAGAGTGCCTTTCGCTAACTTCACCAAGAAGCTGACCGCTTGTGTGTCTACAGTAGGGCTGCTCCAGCAGACGAACCAGCGCCAGTGGATGATGACCTCGCTCTCCTGCGACACCAAGAGGGGCTGGAAGTTCGACTTCAGTTTCTATGTGGCGGCCAAGGAGCAGCAGCGAACCCG GAAGCTGTACTTTGCTCAATCCCACAAGCCTCCTTTCCACGGGCGGGTGTGCGTGGCACCCCCTGGCTGCCTGCTGAGCTCCAGCCCAGACGGACCCAATAAAGGCTTCCTCTATGTGCCCAGTGAGAAAG CCCCCAAAGTTCGACTGTCTGCCACCTACGGCTTCAACCCCTGTGTGAACACGGGCTGTGGGAAGCCAGCGGTGCGGCCACTGGTGGATACGGGTGCCATGGTCTTCGTGGTCTTCGGCATCCTTGGAGTCAATCGCACCTGGAGCTCAGACAACCACGTCATCGGAGACATG GGCAGCGTTATCTACGATGACTCCTTTGACCTCTTCAAAGAGATTGGTCACCTCTGCCGCCTCTGCAAGGCCATTGCCAGCAATGAGGAGCTGGTGAAGCCTGGTGGAGCCCAGTGTCTGCCTTCAG gtTACAGCATCTCCTCCTTTCTGCAGATGTTGCACCCTGAATGCAAGAACATCCCCGAGCCCAACCTGCTCCCAGGGCAGCTGTCCCACGGGGCCGTGGGCGTGAAGGAGGGCAAAGTTCAGTGGATCTCCATGGCCTTTGAGTCG ACCACCTACAAGGGGAAGTCTTCCTTCCAGACGTACGCTGACTACCTCAGGTGGGAGGGTTTCcttcagcagcagctgcagctctTTCCCGAGGGCTCGGTCCTGCGCCGAGGCTTCCAGACCTGTGAACACTGGAAGCAGATCTTCATGGAGATCATAG gtgtgcagagtgctctgtatggcctggtcctctccctgctCATCTGTGTGGCTGCAGTTGCTGTCTTcaccacccacatcctgcttctgctgcCAGTGCTGCTGAGCATCTTGG GAATCGTCTGTCTTGTGGTGACCATCATGTACTGGTCCGGCTGGGAAATGGGGGCCGTGGAAgccatttccctctccatcctggtTGGCTCTTCAGTCGATTACTGCGTCCACCTGGTGGAGGGCTACCTGCTGGCTGGTGAGAATCTTCCCCTCCAACAGACAGAG GACCCAAGCTCCTGCCGTCAGTGGCGGACTCTGGAGGCCATCCGGCACGTGGGGGTGGCCATTGTCTCAAGTGCGGTCACCACCGTCATTGCCACGGTGCCCCTCTTCTTCTGCATCATCGCCCCCTTCGCCAAGTTTGGGAAGATCGTGGCCCTCAACACGGGCGTCTCCATCGTGTACACGCTGACGGTCAGCACGGCCCTGCTAGGCCTCATGGGGCCTGCCACCTTCACCCGCACCAGGACTTCCTTCCTCAAGGCCCTGGGGGCGGTTCTGTTGACTGGAGTCCTGGGACTGGTGATCGGCCTGGCCTTCCTGCAGAGTGGCTTCAAAATCCCCCTCCCCAGTGGGACCACCCTATAG